The following are encoded together in the Diabrotica undecimpunctata isolate CICGRU chromosome 7, icDiaUnde3, whole genome shotgun sequence genome:
- the Rgl gene encoding ral guanine nucleotide dissociation stimulator-like 1 isoform X7 → MNDDDSLQPTWRLWGEEKADGALYTVYLKKVRYHRPTRSLSSSHSDSDDEISHLEWETVRVRFVKAGTLKKLVEALSTDDGELETTYINVFLATYRSFSTPKEVLKLLLQRYAELSETTPNGKPDHHEQHRKTLISALHVWLDSYPEDFKDPPNHPALRQLLHFCEEYLPSTELDAKVRHRIERYTRETQVDPLLAPPPAFAMRSLAAGWRVYKLPDVPVRHFAEQLTRMDVDLFKKLVPHQCLGAVWSRRDKSRSHEAATVLATVNQFNAVSFRVISSVLVDSSLRFSDRAAIISTWIDIAQELRLIKNFSSLKAIISGLQSNPIYRLQRTWQSIPKDKIELFDELARIFSEDNNQMTQRELLMREGTAKFADTFGENDKHLQKVFQKQNHHVANISFGTIPYLGTFLTDLTMIDTAIPDTIVEGLINFDKRRKEFEVLAQIKLLQGAANAYHFTEDPAFDRWFDTILVLDDRDAYQLSCQIEPSSSNNAKVKKRTSGHQKNDSIASTSSSNSSQFYCDIDSTPSSPHNSLDRKLSPSQMSNSSSNSSLPSLDVSLNSSHSGSANNKLQVPLNHNSSGTLSNQSQKSNPDFYIIKVTYETDSVETDGIVLYKSIMLSNNERTPQVIRNAMYKLGLEGNPDQYTLAQVLPEKEMVLPSNSNVYYAVNTQYNLNFILRPKKSEEKDTPGKNSKGKYKL, encoded by the exons GACTCCGACGACGAAATTTCCCACCTAGAATGGGAAACCGTTCGAGTACGATTCGTCAAAGCGGGTACGTTGAAGAAACTAGTCGAGGCTCTTTCCACCGATGATGGAGAATTGGAAACGACCTACATTAACGTGTTTTTGGCCACGTACAGAAGCTTTTCTACTCCTAAGGAAGTACTCAAATTGCTGCTGCAAAGATATGCCGAACTGTCAGAAACGACGCCAAATGGCAAACCAGATCATCATGAACAACATCGGAA aACTCTCATTTCTGCGTTACACGTGTGGCTCGACAGTTACCCCGAAGACTTCAAAGATCCGCCCAATCATCCTGCCCTTCGCCAGCTGCTCCACTTCTGTGAAGAATATCTACCTTCTACTGAGCTAGATGCCAAAGTACGACATAGGATAGAAAG GTATACTAGAGAAACGCAAGTAGATCCTCTATTAGCACCTCCCCCTGCATTCGCAATGCGCTCCCTAGCAGCCGGGTGGAGGGTGTATAAATTACCAGATGTACCTGTGCGCCATTTTGCTGAACAGCTTACAAGAATGGACGTG GATTTGTTCAAAAAGCTAGTCCCTCACCAATGCCTCGGCGCTGTATGGTCGAGACGGGACAAGAGCAGGTCTCACGAGGCTGCTACAGTTTTAGCTACAGTAAATCAATTTAACGCGGTATCCTTTCGCGTAATCTCTTCCGTTCTAGTCGATTCCTCTCTAAGATTCAGTGATAGGGCAGCCATTATTTCCACCTGGATAGACATCGCACAAGAGTTAAGATTAATCAAGAACTTTTCCAGTCTGAAGGCAATTATCAGCGGGTTGCAGAGTAATCCTATATATAG gcTACAGAGAACATGGCAGTCAATACCAAAAGACAAAATCGAACTTTTCGACGAATTGGCTCGAATATTCAGCGAAGACAACAACCAAATGACTCAACGAGAACTACTCATGCGCGAAGGTACTGCTAAATTCGCAGATACATTCGGAGAAAATGACAAACATTTGCAGAAAGTTTTCCAAAAGCAAAATCATCACGTAGCTAACATCTCTTTTGGCACCATTCCTTATTTGGGGACGTTCCTTACGGATCTCACTATGATAGACACTGCCATACCGGACACCATAGTAGAGGGGCTGATCAATTTCGACAAGAGAAGGAAGGAGTTCGAGGTGCTAGCTCAGATTAAATTGTTACAAG GTGCTGCAAATGCTTACCATTTCACGGAAGATCCAGCCTTCGACCGATGGTTCGACACCATTCTAGTCCTAGACGATCGAGATGCCTACCAGCTCAGCTGTCAAATAGAACCATCCAGTTCTAACAACGCTAAAGTTAAGAAGCGAACATCGGGACACCAGAAGAATGATTCGATAGCGAGTACTTCGAGTAGCAATAGCTCGCAGTTTTACTGCGACATCGACAGCACGCCGAGTTCGCCGCATAACAGTTTAGATAGAAAATTGAGCCCTTCGCAGATGtcgaattcgagtagtaattcgTCGTTACCTTCTTTGGATGTGTCACTAAATAGCTCGCATTCGGGCAGTGCAAATAATAAACTTCAG GTACCTTTAAACCATAATAGTTCGGGGACGTTAAGCAACCAGTCGCAGAAAAGTAATCCAGACTTTTACATCATTAAAGTAACTTACGAAACGGACAGTGTGGAAACGGACGGTATAGTGTTGTATAAAAGTATAATGTTAAGTAATAATGAAAGGACGCCTCAAGTGATCAGAAATGCCATGTACAAACTAGGATTGGAGGGGAATCCGGACCAGTATACTCTAGCTCAAGTTTTACCAGAAAAAG AAATGGTTCTTCCTTCGAATTCCAACGTATACTACGCAGTGAATACACAGTACAACCTAAACTTTATTTTACGTCCCAAAAAGTCTGAAGAAAAGGACACACCAGGAAAAAACTCCAAGGGCAAATATaaactgtaa